The region ATCACCACCATATGAGAAAATATGACATCTTGGATCTCTAAGACTTTCTCTTATATTATCCAATTTTCCACGAGTAAAATTATCATAAATTATAACCTCTTTAACTGGCTCTTTAAGTAGCTCGCTTACAACAAATCCACCTATAAAGCCTGCTGCACCTATAACTAAAACTCTAGAATCTTGTAACTTATTATTATTCATTTTTACATCCTATTTATTTTAAATTTTCTACAATAAATTCAATTTCCACATCTTTTAAATATGGATTCATAGGTAAGCTCATTATCTCATTTGAAATCATTTCCGCTATAGGGAAGTCTCCGGACTTATATCCTAAATATTTAAAACACTCTTGTAAATGAAGTGGCATAGGATAATGTACAGCTGTTGGCACACCGGCTTCTTTTAATTTTAGCTGCACTTTATCTCTATTTTTTATTCTAATAGAATACTGTGCCCAAGCTGACTGAGCTCTACTATCAATGTATGGCAATATTACATTTTTATCTTGCAATGCATCTGTGTATTTAGATGCCACTTCTTGTCTTAATGATAAATCTTTTTTGTAATGTCCAAGTTTTACCAACAAGACAGCTGCTTGAATAGTATCTAATCTACCACCAATACCAATATATTGATGATGATATCTTTTTGACTGCCCGTGTAAGCGTAAAGATTTTAACTTTACCGCCAAATTTTCATCATTTGTAAAAACAGCACCACCGTCACCATAACAGCCAAGTGGTTTAGCTGGAAAAAATGATGTAGTAGCAATATCGCCAAGAGCCAAATCTTTGACATTATTAAAGCTTGCGCCAAAACTCTGCGCACCATCAACTATAACCTTTAGGTTATGTTTTTTGGCTATTTTTGAAATTTCGTCCATATCAGCAGGCTGACCATAAAGTGAAACTGGAAGTATGGCTTTTGTTTTTGAAGTTATGACTGCTTCTATTTTATTAGCATCTATATTATAAGTTTTTTCATCGATATCAACAAAAACTGGTTTTGCTCCAAGCAAAGCAATCATTTCAGATGTTGCTACAAAAGTAAAAGGTGTTGTAATAACTTCATCACCTGGCTTAATATCAATAGCCATTAGAGCCATCAAAATGGCGTCAGTTCCACTACTGCAGCTTATGGCATACTTAACATCTATATATTTTTCTAGTTCTGTTTCAAGCTCAGAAACTTCAGTGCCCATTATAAAGTTACAATTTCTAGCTACCTTTAAAATAGCTTTTTCTATTTCATCTTTATAAAGTTCATGTTGATATGTTAAATTTGCAAAATCTATATTCATATTTTACTCTTTCACTACTATTAAATTTTCATCAACTACCCTATAACTACTACCATCAAAATTATCAACAGCCAATCCGTTACCATCAAATTTCAGTGTATTTCCCGCCTTACTAACCCAACCTATTTGTCGCGCCGGCACACCAACCATAAGCGCATAAGGTTTCACGTCGCGATTTATAACAGCTCCACTTCCTATGAGAGCATACTCACCGATAGTAACACCACAAACTATAGTAGCATTTGCACCAATGCTACAGCCTTTTTTTAAAAGTGTTTTTTTAAATTCTTCTTTTCTAATTATAAAAGCGCGTGGATTTATAACGTTTGTAAAAACCATAGATGGTCCCAAAAACACATCATCTTCTATTTCAACACCTTCATATATTGAAACATTATTCTGCACTTTTACACCATTACCGACTCTAACATTTGGTCCAACAACACAATTTTGACCAAATGAACAATTTTGTCCAATAATAGAATTGGCTAATATATGAGAAAAATGCCAAATCTTTGTTTTTTCCCCAATTATTACATCACTATCTATAAACGAACTTTCGTGAGCAAAATATGGCATTATTCTACCACCTTTTTACAAAAAGGATGATATTCTCCTTTTAATCCAATAGGTGACATTTTTCTTATGCTTGAAACAATATTTATGGAATTTCTAGCCTCATCCAAGCCAAATCCTTCTCCTGAAAGGATGTGCTCATAGCTTTTGGTATGCAAATCAGTAAAACCATCAGAAAATTCTATTTCATCACCATCAACCTTAATACTTCTAAAAGTTCTTTTTCCACTGTTTTTTATATTCTCAGGAATATAATCATAGTTGACAGACAAAAACCATCTAACATTTGCGTTTTTAAGCCTCATATATCCTGCATTTGCATCAGGTTGCTTAAGGTGAACTATATTTTCCTCTATAGGTCCAAAAATCCAAGAGAGCATATCAAAAAAATGCACTCCAATATTTGTAGCAACGCCACCAGACTTATCTTCATCGCCCTTCCATGATATAAAATACCATTTACCACGAGATGTTAAGTAGGTCAAATCTACATCATAAATTCTGTCTGGGTTTTGTAAAAGCTCTTTTGAAATTTTGTTTTTTAATGCAACAATTGACTCATGAAGCCTTAGCTGTAAAATATTAAATACTTTTTTGCCACTCTCTTCTTCGATTATTTTTAATTGATCTATGTTATGCGGATTTAAAACAAGTGGCTTCTCACATATTGCATTTGCTCCGCTTCTTAGAGCAAAACGAATATGGCTGTCGTGTAGATAATTTGGAGTAGTTATTGCAATATACTCTATTTTTTTATTACCGTTTCTTCGCCACTTATCAACAAATCTATCAAACCTTTCATATTCAGTAAAAAAATAAGCTTGCGGGAAATAACTATCCATTATTCCTATTCCATCATAGGGATCTAGAGCTGCAATCAGTTCATTGCCTGTATCCTTAATAGCCCTCATATGCCTTGGAGCTATATATCCACTAGCGCCTATCAAACCAAAATTTATACCACTCATCTTAATAATCCTTTTTATCTGAAATTTAAATCTTACATCCTATCTTTAGCTGTGATTCCCATTATATTAAATGCTGTTTTTATCGAGACAGCAACGACTGCAAATACCTTTAGTAAGCTATCTTCATTTTCGTTGCCAACCACGCGGTTTTCATTATAAAATTTATGAAAACTAGCAGCTAGTGACTTTAGATAGTCTGGTATTTTTTGAAGCTGCCTTGAAGCAAAAGCATCCTCTAAAATTTCAGGCAAGATAAGCGCTTCAAAAAGTAAATTTTTAGCATTTTCATCTAGGCACTTAAAGTCCGCATTTATCACGTCACTAACGCTTTTTTCAGCCTTTGCAAAGACCTGATTTATCCTAGCGTGAGCGTAATTTATATAAAAAATAGGGTTTGAGCTATCCTCTTTTTTAAGCTCATCCACGTCAAATTCCAAACTGCTCGTGTTTGCCTTGCTTATAAAGATAAATCTAAGTGCCTCAGCACCGATCTCGCTTGCGATATCACTCATAAGCACGGCATTGCCAGCGCGCTTACTCATCTTGTATGGCTTGCCCTCTTTTAGCAGACTAACCATCTGCATAAGTATCACTTCAAGCCTGTTTTCATCGTATCCAAGGAAATTTATCGCAGCCTTTAGCCTTGCGATATATCCATGGTGGTCAGCACCCCAAATGTTTATGTAGTGATCAAAATTTTTCTCAAATTTAGCATTATGATAAATGATGTCACCAGCTAGATATGTTGGCCTGCCGTCATTTCTAACCACAACCCTATCATTATCATCGCCAAGTGTGGTCGAAGCGATATAAGTAGCGCCCTCTTTTTCATACATTTGATTTGAACGTTTTAGCTTGTTTATAGTTGGCTCTAGGCCATCATAAAGAGCTTTCTCGCTAGCCCAGCTCTCTATAAATATCCCAACGTCCGCTAAATCTTTTTTGATAATCTCAAGCACGATATCCTTGCCAAACTCGGCAAGCTCGAGATTTCTGCTCTCGTCATAAAAAATTTCCTTGCCAAATTTCTCATTTGCAAGCTTAGCAATATCTAAAATATAATCCCCGCGGTAGTATTTCTCTGGATAGACAACGCTTTCGTTAAAAAGCTGCTCTTTTGCCGCAAGTGATATCGAAGTGCCAAGTAGGTCGATTTGATTACCAGCATCGTTTATATAGTATTCTGTTGAGATAGCGTAGCCAAGTCTTTTACCAAGTCTTGCCAAAGTATCACCGTAAACTGCGCCTCTAACGTGCCCGATGTGAAGCGGTCCAGTTGGATTTGCGCTGATATATTCTATTAAATAGCTATCTTTTTTCGCATCTTCTTTTGCAAAATTTTCGCTATCTAGCAAAATTTGCTTTGAAATTTCATCTAAAAATTCGCTCTTAAGCTTGAAATTTAAGTAGCCATTTACCGCGCTAGCTTCCACTATATTACTGTCACTAAATTTATCAGCAAACTCACTAGCTATCATAGCTGGCGACTTTCTTAGCTCTTTTGCGAGGCTAAAAAGCGGCGTCGCATAGTGGGCTAAATTTTTATCCTTTGGCTTTTCAAGCACAAATTCTCGCTCTAAAACCTTTGAAATTTCAGCTTTTACTTTATCTTTCAACTCTAAAACCTACGCGTTTTTAGTTGTTTCTTCTATCTTTTGACTAGTAGCACTATCTTCTTTATGCTCGACTTTTTCGCTCTTTTCAGGGGTTGTGTCCTCCATCTCAGCCTTAAAAGTCTTTATACCCTTACCTAGTCCTTTCGCAAGCTCTGGGATCTTCTTTGCTCCAAAAAGTAATACAATGATCGCTAAAACGATCAACCAGTGGCCAATACTAAAAGAACCCATCTTTTCTCCTTATCAAATTTTCTCAAAATATTATCATAAATTCCTGAATTTCTAACAATCTATCCACTCGTCGATGACGTTTCTTAAGTTTATCTTAGCACTTTTTAACCTCATCGCTCGAAGGATTGATTTTAGCCCTTTATAGCTCTTTTCTATATCATCATTTACTAAAAAATAATCATACTCTAAAATATGCTCCATCTCACCAACTGCGTTCATTAAGCGGTTTTCTATCGTCTCGTCACTATCTGTTCCGCGGTTTTTCAAGCGCCTTTTTAGCTCTTTTTTATTCGCAGTTGTGATAAAAACTGAAGTGATGTAGCTTTTAAATTTCTCAAGTGCGATGTGAAAGCCCTGCACATCGATATCAAATATCACTATCTTTCCAGCCTCAAGTGCCTCTAAAACTGGCTTTAAGCTTGTACCATAGTAGTTTTTATGCACCTGCGCCCACTCTAAAAACTCGCCTTTTTCTATACCGCTTTTAAATTCATCTTCTTTTATAAAATAATAATCCACCCCATCAACTTCGCCATCCCTTTTTGCTCTAGTCGTGCTTGAGATAGAAAAATATAGGTCTTTCTCTTCCTTTAAAAGACGGCCCAAAAGCGTGCTTTTACCGCTTCCACTAGGTCCCGAAACTACTAAAATTTGTCCTTGCAACTACTTTTCCTCGAAACTTATATTTATCTTGATGTTCATATCTTTTAGCACATCTCTTAGCGAGCTCTCATTTAGTGACTCATGGACGTGTTTTGTGATCTTTTTAGTTAGCTCTTCTTTATAGTCTTCTTTTGCATCATTTTTTGAGCTTGTTTGAGGTATATCTTTTAATCCAAATGCCGCTAACATCGTGTTTTCATCTATATCATCTATCGATGCCGCGTCAAAATTTAACTCACTTGATGCCGCATCTTTACTATCATCTTGTGCGTTTTCTTCTTGAGCATTTTCTTCTTCAAAAGTTTCGTCCGCAAGGCCTAGATCTTCTTTGGCTTCTGGCTCGCTAGCCTCTTCTAGCTCTTCTACTGGCATCTCACTAGAAGCGTTTTCGCTTTCGCTAGACTCTAAATTTTCTAGCTCCTCACTTGAAATTTCATCCAAAGCCTCTTCTTCTATATCTTCTTCTGCTTTTTCATCATCTACTTGAATTTGCTCTTCATCAGCCTCAGAGCTCTCATCTAAATTCTCATCATTTTTAGGCTCATCTTCCAAATTTATCTCATTTTCAAGGCTATTTTCATCATCAAATTTAGCTAGATCGTCTATATTTAGCTCTTCTTGCTCTAAATTTTGAACATCTAGCTCAGTATCCTCTAAATTTTTATTTTCCTCATCAGCCTCTTCACTATTTAGCTCTTCATCAAGCGAATCGATCTCAATAAGCTCTTTTTTACTTTGACTAATATCATCTAACTCTTCATCATTCTCGTCTGTTTTTAAATTTTGTGTATTTTGCTCAACTATCTTTTCAAGCTCGTCTCTAGCTTCTTCATCTACTGGGCTGCTCTCGTCCATATTTTCTATCTCATCAACAAGTGCGCTAAGATCCCCAAAATCACTGCTTAATCCATCTTCGATAGTTTCTTCTACTTTTGGAGTTTTACTAGATTCATCATCTACATTTTCATTAGCCGCTTCAGTTTCTTCACTATTTTCGTCAATTAGCTCAGTATCAGCCTCGTCCAAACTGATCTCTTCATCTTCTAAATCTCCAACACTAGAATCTTCTAAGTGCTCTTTTAAAAGCTCATCATTTAAAACATTATCATCTAATTTTTCGGTTTCATCTTCTTTTGCTAAATTTTCAAAATCTGTGTCAATTTCTGGCAACTCAAAATTTTGTAGTTCTTCATAATTTTCATCAATATGTTCAAAATCATCGAAGTTTGCGGAATCATCAAGTCCTAGTTCAGCCTTTGTATCATCACTAGCCACATTAACCGCCTTACTTTCTTCAAATAAATTTATAAATTCGGTAGGAAGGAATGGCTTTTCAAGCATAATGTCAGCAAAATCAGGCTTTATGCCGCCTCTTGGGGCTAGATACATCACTTTTTGGTCAAATTTTACATCAGCGCTCTCCATATCGCTGTCAATAATAATATAGTCAAATTCACCACTTACTGCATTAACATCATCAAATTCTACATACTCTACGCCTATTTTATTTAGACTTAGTGTTATGAGACGTGAAACTGCTGGATTTTTGTTTACGAGCGCAACTTTCATAATCCCTCCTTGAAGCACTTGAAGCTGTATTTTATGATAAATTTCATTGCTATTTACTTAAAAAAATAATGACGGCATATCGTTTAGAATTTGCATCATCATATCAGTTATTATCTTTATAATGCCAGCAAGAATGGCTATCAAAACAGAAAAGCCAATCGTTACTTTAATAGGATAGCCAATAACCAATAGGTTAAACTGAGGCATCGTCTTCATAAGCATGCCAAAAATAGCATCTGAAAGCATAGATAACGCAATAATAGGAAAAGCTAGAACAAAGCCAAACATAAAAAGATTTCCAAAAAGCTTTATAGCATAGCTCATCACACCATTTCTTGGATAAAAATCTCCAAGTGGTATGACAGCGAGAGAATTCGAGTAAAACTGCAATATCAAATGATGCCCATCAAGTGCCAAAAAAGCAAGAAGAACTATGAAATTTATAAGGTTTGCTATAACTGGAGAGTTTGTGCCAGTTTGTGGATCAAGCACTGATGCCATCGAAAAACCCATGACCATTGAGATTTGTTCGCCTGCCATTTGGAGTATGGCAAAGACGATATTTAGTAAAAGTCCAGCACAAAGCCCAAGTAATGCCTCACTTAAAATTTCTATGACTAAGAAATTTATGGCGTATTCATGAGTGTGCGATAGTGGAAAAAATACTATACAAAGAGCAAAAACTAGTAGAGTTTTTACGCTTAATGGAACTTGATTGTGAGAATAAAAAGGGAAAAACATAATGAGTCCGCTAAGACGTGCAAAAAGAAGCATAAAAGCAATAACCTTGTCAGCTCCAAGAAACTCGACTAGTTCCATCTTTTTATATTAGCGCCTCATCCATTTCAGCTGGGATATCAAGCCCCATGAGCTTTAAAACGCTAGGCGCGATGTTGTTTAGACCGCCATTTTTTAGCTCTTTAACACCATCAGCCATCACAAAGCAAAAGACGTCATAGGTCGTGTGGTTTGTCAGTAGTTCGCCACTGCTATCACGCATCTCTTCGCAGTTTCCGTGATCGCTCGTGATGATCATAGCGTAGTTTTTCTCTTTTGCCTTGGCGTAAATTTCTCCAAGAGCCGCATCCACCGCTTCGACTGCCTTTATAGCGGCCTCATAGTTGCCAGTATGCCCCACCATATCGCCATTTGCGAAATTTACCACTATAAAGTCTTGCTCGTCATCCATGCCCTTTAGCACGGCTTTGCAAACCTCAGCAGCGCTCATCTCTGGCTTTTCGTCGTAGGTTTTTACTTTTGGACTAGGGATGAGCACCCTTGTTTCGTTGCTAGCTAGCTCCTCAACGCCGCCATTAAAAAAAAATGTTACGTGGGCGTATTTTTCAGTCTCTGCCGTGTGAAGCTGCCTTAGTCCAGCAGCCGCTATGACCTCGCTTAGGGTGTTTTTTATCTTTTCATTTTTAAATAGCACTTCAAATTTAAAATTTGCGTCGTATTCGGTCATGGTGATAAGATTTTTAACGACAAAAGGTCGCTCAAACTCGCCAAATTTCTCTTCACCCAGAGCCTGGCAAATCTCTCTTGCTCTATCATTTCTAAAATTTATTACTATCACGCCGTCATATTCGCCCATGCCACTAAAGCCATTAAAGCTTGCTGGCTTTACAAACTCGTCTGTCACGCCCTCATCGTAGCTTTTTTGTAGATACTCGCTTGGCGTTAAGCTGTTTAAATTTGCTCCCTTTACCAAGCTATCATAGGCCTCTTTTACGCGCTCCCAGCGTTTATCTCTATCCATCGCGTAAAATCTCCCGCAAATGGTAGCAACTTTAAATTTAGCTTCCAAGCTTTTTATGAAATTTAGACCGCTATTTGGGCTAACGTCACGTCCGTCGGTGATAGCGTGGGCAAAAACTTCGCAGCCATTTTTGCTAGCAAGCTCGCACATGCCATCAAAATGCTCCATGTGAGAGTGCACGCCGCCGTCGCTATAAAGCCCTATGACGTGGATCTTTTTGCACTTTTTAAAAAGAACTTTTAACGCTTCATTTTCTGCTACCGAGCCGTCATTAAAGCCGCGTGAAATTTTGACTAAATTTTGATACAAAACTCGCCCACTTCCTATACACATGTGCCCTACTTCGCTATTTCCCATCTGCCCTTCAGGTAGTCCCACAGCGTTTCCAGAGGTTTTTATGAGTGAGTTTGGAATTTCTTTAAAAAATTTATCGTAGTTTGGCTTTTTAGCCGCCTCAAATGCGTTAAATTTGCCATTTTTGTTTGATCCAATGCCATCAGTTATTATAAGTATAGTTTTTTGAGCCATTTTTAAATTTTATCCTTAAATTTAGATAATTTTTAAGGCCATTATACTAAAATTGCTTTTTTTTAAAATAAAGGCCCCTATGTTTTACTATATCTATGAAATTTTAAATTTTAATATCTTTCAGTATATCACCGTTCGCGCTGGCATCGCGTTTTTCATAGCATTTATCTTGACAGCTTATCTGATGCCTAAATTTATCGCTTGGGCAAAGGCAAAAAACGCCGCTCAGCCTATCTACGAGCTTGCCCCACAAACTCACCAAAAAAAGGCCAAAACGCCAACCATGGGCGGACTTGTCTTTGTCTTTACAGCCGTGATCGCTACGATCATCTGCGCAAGGCTTGATAACGCTTTCGTACTAGCCTCGCTCTTTTGCCTAGTTTGCTTTACTCTGCTTGGCTACAAGGACGACTACAGCAAAATTTTAGGTGCGAAAAACCACGCTGGCCTAAGTCCAAAGGCAAAGCTCTTTTTTCAGTTTCTAATCGCCTTTTTACTCGCAGCCTTTTTATACATCAGCAAAGAGCTAAACACCGAGTTTTACCTGCCATTTTACAAGCAGCCGATCTTTGACATGAAAATTTTTGCCATTTTCTTTTGGACGCTAGTCATCGTCGCAGCCTCAAATGCGGTAAATTTAACAGACGGACTTGACGGACTTGCCGCCGTGCCATCGATATTTTCACTTCTAACTCTTGGCGTTTTTGCCTACATCTGCGGCCACGCTGTCTTTAGCTCGTACCTACTTTTACCAAAGATCGCAGGCGTTGGCGAGAGCGTCGTCGTAGCCTCTGCGCTAATTGGCTCACTTATGGGCTTTTTGTGGTTTAACTGCCATCCAGCCGAGGTCTTTATGGGTGACAGCGGCAGCCTAAGCGTTGGTGCATATATCGGTTTTATGGGCGTTGCGACCAAAAATGAAATTTTGCTCATCATCATCGGCCTCATCTTTGTCGTTGAGACGCTAAGCGTCATCTTGCAGGTTGGCAGCTTTAAAATTTTTAAACGCAGAATTTTCCTCATGGCGCCTATACATCACCATTTTGAGATAAAGGGCTGGGCGGAAAATAAGATCATCGTGCGCTTTTGGATCATCGCGCTTTTAGCAAATTTGATCGCACTAACGGCGCTAAAGATCAGGTAGATCATGCGAGCGCAGATAGAGCCTGACTTTGAGAGTGCTAGAAAAAAATATGATGAAATTTTGGAGCAAATTTTAGCCTACACCGACTATTGCGACGAATTTGGCGATGAAGACGGCGAAGAGTACCGCAAGGTAGAGCAGCGTCTAGCCAAGATAAGCGGCAAAGATATGAGTAAATTTAGCCTGCACGAGTGGTGGGAGGCCGAGGGCGCTGAAAATCTCGCCTTTGACATCGCTTTGCCAGAGCCAAAAGTGGTGCCTGATATAACAAAAGACGAGCTTAGGCAGATCGTGGAGCGCATGTTGGCACCTGTGCCTGAATTTGATGATGATTTTTTAGAGGCATTTTACGTAAGAGTGACATTTGCTTGCAAGGGTGCATATTTCGCAGAGTTTTTGAAGCTAAATTTTGCCAAAACCTTTAGCTTTGAACTCTTTGATCGCCGCAAGATAGAGGGCGTGATGCGTGAGCTTAGCGCTAACGAGATAGTAGAAATTTTATGGGGCAAAAGAGGATAAAAGCATGAGAAAATCACTATTTGGCTATGGTGGCACGACAAAGGCTATCGCTAAAAACTTCGTAAATGACGGACTTTGGGACATCTACGATGATAAATTTAGTGAAGCTTCAAAGGACGAGTTTGGTAATGCTCTTTTGCCAGTTGGCGAATTTGACCCAGCAAAAAGCGGCCTAGAGATACCAAGCCCAGGCATCCCGCCTCACCACGAGCTTGTCAAAAAAGCTAAAAATTTGATCAGCGAATATGACTATTTTTATGAAATTTACAAGGCGCATCTGCCATTTAACGTCTGGATAAGCGGCACAAACGGCAAGACGACGACTACAAAGATGATGCAGCACCTGCTAGAGAGCAAAGGCTCAGTTATGGGAGGCAACGTCGGCATCGCGCTAGCAAATTTAGACCCGCACGCTAAAATTTGGATACTTGAGACTAGCTCATTTACCCTGCACTACACAAACCGCGCCACACCAGGAATTTACGTGCTTTTGCCGATCACTCCAGATCATCTAAGCTGGCATGGCAACATGAGCGAGTACGAAAAGGCAAAGCTTAAGCCGCTTGCTAGCATGAGTGAAACAAGCGTAGCTATCGTGCCTGAAATTTACGCTAAAACGCCTACAAAGGCCAAAGTGATCGCCTATAAAGATGAGAGCGATCTGGCTAAATTTTGTGGTGTAAATTTAAACGATATAGCCTTTAAAACGCCATTTTTACTTGATGCACTGCTGGCACTTGCGGTAGAGAAAATTTTATTTGACCGCTGCGATGTGGGGCTTTTAAACACTTTTGTCATCGAGGCAAACAAGCTTGAAGAATTTACTGACAACAAGGGTAGAACCTGGGTAAATGACACAAAAGCGACCAACATAGATGCGAGCATTCAAGCTGTGAAACGCTACAAAGATCACTTCATGCACCTGATCTTAGGTGGCGATGACAAGGGCGTTAGCATGGATGAGCTATTTGAAAATTTAAAGGGTCTTAAAGTCAAAATTTACGCCATCGGCTCAAACAGCGACAAGCTTATGAATTTAGCTGCTAAATTTAACGTGCCTGCCCTAAAATGCGACTTTTTACAAAACGCTGTAAATGAGATAAGCAAAGAGCTAAAAAAAGGCGAGATAGCACTTCTAAGCCCAGCAGCTGCGAGCCTTGATCAGTTTAAGAGCTACGCTGAGCGAGGAGATAAATTTAAAGAGTTTATAAGGGCTCTTTAAATCACAATTTACTCTTAAATTTAAC is a window of Campylobacter concisus DNA encoding:
- the murD gene encoding UDP-N-acetylmuramoyl-L-alanine--D-glutamate ligase, which encodes MRKSLFGYGGTTKAIAKNFVNDGLWDIYDDKFSEASKDEFGNALLPVGEFDPAKSGLEIPSPGIPPHHELVKKAKNLISEYDYFYEIYKAHLPFNVWISGTNGKTTTTKMMQHLLESKGSVMGGNVGIALANLDPHAKIWILETSSFTLHYTNRATPGIYVLLPITPDHLSWHGNMSEYEKAKLKPLASMSETSVAIVPEIYAKTPTKAKVIAYKDESDLAKFCGVNLNDIAFKTPFLLDALLALAVEKILFDRCDVGLLNTFVIEANKLEEFTDNKGRTWVNDTKATNIDASIQAVKRYKDHFMHLILGGDDKGVSMDELFENLKGLKVKIYAIGSNSDKLMNLAAKFNVPALKCDFLQNAVNEISKELKKGEIALLSPAAASLDQFKSYAERGDKFKEFIRAL